In Terriglobales bacterium, one DNA window encodes the following:
- a CDS encoding MmcQ/YjbR family DNA-binding protein gives MNGNDFRRLALSLEGAEEGSHMGSVDFRVGGHIFATLASVKQGYGNLLLTPEVQAQFVAEAPEVFIPIAGGWGRMGATHLVLARASEDVVLGALKTAWKIRVDKNSKTKKTTSSRRKR, from the coding sequence ATGAACGGAAACGATTTTCGACGACTTGCGTTGAGCCTTGAAGGTGCGGAAGAAGGATCGCATATGGGGTCGGTTGACTTCCGGGTTGGTGGCCACATCTTCGCCACCCTCGCGTCTGTCAAGCAGGGCTACGGCAACCTGTTGCTGACGCCCGAAGTGCAGGCCCAATTTGTCGCTGAGGCCCCTGAGGTCTTCATCCCGATCGCGGGTGGTTGGGGAAGAATGGGTGCGACGCACCTGGTGCTCGCGCGCGCCAGCGAAGACGTTGTTCTTGGTGCGCTCAAGACGGCATGGAAAATCCGAGTCGACAAGAACTCAAAGACGAAAAAGACAACCTCTTCGCGACGTAAGCG
- a CDS encoding alpha/beta hydrolase — MRVIRVSGFILLFALIISIAQAQEPLSLKLWPKGAPGVTANASAESVVNRPDLDGAKGKVTRITNVTDPVMTIYRAGENNTGSAMLVFPGGGYRWLAFDIEGTEICEWLVSKGVNCVLVKYRVYLDQKPEPWKQPLEDAQRAMGIVRQHAKEWKIDPAKIGVMGFSAGAHLSAALSNHPQRTYAKVDSADELDCRPNFAVLLYPGMIRRSADDQRLSVAVQPNANTPPTFLFQTEDDPVHVENSLLYYGALAAAKVPAEMHLYPTGGHGYGMRAKYNAVAGIWPELLMKWLADLKIIHGNK; from the coding sequence ATGCGCGTGATCAGGGTTTCCGGTTTCATACTGCTTTTTGCTCTCATCATCTCCATCGCACAAGCACAAGAGCCACTCTCGTTGAAGCTGTGGCCCAAAGGCGCTCCTGGCGTCACCGCCAATGCATCAGCCGAGAGCGTTGTAAATCGACCTGATCTCGATGGCGCCAAGGGGAAAGTTACTCGCATCACGAACGTCACCGACCCGGTGATGACGATTTATCGAGCCGGCGAGAACAACACAGGATCCGCCATGCTGGTTTTTCCCGGAGGAGGGTACCGCTGGCTGGCGTTCGACATTGAGGGTACGGAAATTTGCGAGTGGCTCGTGAGCAAGGGCGTGAACTGCGTGCTGGTGAAGTATCGGGTTTACCTCGACCAGAAACCGGAGCCATGGAAACAGCCACTCGAAGACGCGCAACGCGCGATGGGGATCGTGCGACAGCATGCAAAGGAATGGAAGATCGATCCGGCGAAGATTGGTGTGATGGGATTTTCGGCGGGAGCACACCTTTCGGCCGCTCTCAGTAATCATCCTCAGCGAACTTATGCGAAAGTTGATTCCGCGGACGAACTGGATTGCCGCCCGAATTTTGCCGTTCTGCTATATCCCGGAATGATTCGCCGCAGCGCGGACGATCAGCGGCTTTCGGTTGCAGTACAACCGAATGCCAACACACCTCCGACATTTCTGTTTCAGACGGAAGATGATCCCGTTCACGTTGAGAATAGCCTGCTTTATTACGGCGCATTAGCGGCCGCCAAGGTCCCGGCCGAGATGCATCTTTACCCGACCGGCGGTCACGGATACGGCATGCGGGCAAAGTACAATGCTGTAGCCGGAATCTGGCCGGAGCTGCTGATGAAGTGGCTGGCTGACCTCAAAATCATCCACGGGAACAAATGA
- the lysS gene encoding lysine--tRNA ligase has product MSLELKIHELRRQKLQQIEALGQQSYPYKYEFSHLVPQVLAEYGEKQGPELEANRAEVRVAGRIMAVRLMGKAGFMHLQQAGQRLQVYVKKDDVGEKQFELFKLLDIGDHIGVKGYLFRTRTNELTVHVQEITFLSKDLLPLPEKWHGLTDVELRYRQRYVDLFMNPEVREVFVKRAQIVRSIRRWFDERNYVEVETPMMQPLYGGAAARPFVTHHNTLDIDLYLRIAPELYLKRLTVGGLDRVYEINRNFRNEGISTSHNPEFTMLEFYQAYADMYDMMQITEDLLSSVARETTGSPKVKFGDHEIDWSNWQRLTMREAIIKYWPDEAGNKPEISDFDTVESVGQLVARLNASRTPHMVFDPKAPAGRTIADLFEAVAEEHLIQPTIIYEFPMAISPLAKNSRKPEDRENWVERFEVFVGGMEIGNAFSELNDPEEQRRRFEQQLAEKARGDEEAHQMDEDYVRALSYGMPPTGGEGIGVDRLAMLLTDSHSIRDVILFPLMRPAQPQELVTEEETAESEKK; this is encoded by the coding sequence ATGTCTCTTGAACTGAAAATCCACGAACTCCGCCGTCAGAAGCTTCAGCAGATTGAAGCTCTGGGTCAGCAGTCTTATCCCTACAAATACGAATTCAGCCATCTCGTCCCGCAGGTCCTGGCCGAGTACGGTGAAAAGCAGGGTCCGGAACTCGAAGCCAACCGCGCCGAAGTGCGCGTTGCTGGCCGCATTATGGCCGTCCGCCTGATGGGGAAAGCCGGATTCATGCACCTTCAGCAGGCGGGGCAACGGCTCCAGGTGTACGTCAAGAAAGATGACGTCGGGGAAAAGCAGTTCGAGTTGTTCAAGTTGCTCGACATCGGCGATCACATCGGCGTGAAGGGATACCTTTTCCGCACGCGCACCAACGAGCTTACGGTTCACGTGCAGGAGATCACATTCCTTTCAAAAGACCTGCTTCCCTTGCCGGAAAAATGGCACGGCCTCACCGACGTCGAACTTCGGTACCGGCAGCGCTACGTCGATCTCTTCATGAATCCGGAAGTCCGAGAGGTGTTCGTCAAGCGTGCGCAAATTGTGCGGTCCATTCGTCGCTGGTTCGACGAGCGCAACTACGTGGAAGTCGAAACTCCCATGATGCAGCCGCTCTACGGTGGAGCCGCCGCACGTCCGTTCGTCACCCACCACAACACGCTGGATATCGACCTGTATCTCCGCATCGCGCCTGAACTCTATCTGAAGCGCCTGACCGTCGGCGGACTCGATCGCGTGTACGAGATCAACCGTAACTTCCGCAACGAAGGCATCTCGACGTCCCACAACCCTGAATTCACGATGTTGGAGTTCTACCAGGCCTACGCCGACATGTACGACATGATGCAGATCACCGAGGATCTGCTCTCGTCCGTCGCGCGCGAAACTACCGGAAGCCCGAAGGTAAAGTTTGGTGATCATGAAATCGACTGGTCGAATTGGCAGCGACTCACCATGCGCGAAGCCATCATCAAGTACTGGCCCGACGAAGCCGGAAACAAGCCCGAGATCAGCGATTTCGATACCGTCGAGTCGGTCGGCCAGCTTGTGGCACGCCTGAACGCTTCGCGGACGCCCCACATGGTATTCGATCCCAAAGCCCCGGCTGGCAGGACAATCGCTGACCTCTTCGAGGCCGTGGCCGAAGAGCATCTCATCCAGCCGACAATCATCTACGAGTTCCCGATGGCCATCTCGCCGCTCGCGAAGAACAGCCGCAAGCCGGAAGACCGCGAAAACTGGGTCGAGCGCTTTGAAGTCTTTGTCGGCGGAATGGAGATCGGCAACGCCTTCAGCGAACTCAACGATCCCGAGGAGCAGCGCCGCCGTTTTGAACAGCAACTCGCCGAAAAGGCGCGGGGTGACGAAGAAGCTCACCAGATGGACGAAGACTACGTTCGTGCCCTCTCCTACGGCATGCCGCCTACTGGTGGCGAAGGCATCGGCGTCGACCGCCTCGCCATGTTACTGACCGACTCCCACTCCATCCGCGACGTCATTCTCTTCCCCCTGATGCGCCCGGCGCAGCCGCAAGAATTGGTGACGGAAGAAGAGACTGCCGAATCGGAGAAGAAATAA